A genomic region of Streptomyces diastaticus subsp. diastaticus contains the following coding sequences:
- a CDS encoding universal stress protein encodes MTENATGTAGATASPSPRPVIVAGVDGSPTSRDALLWAAEEARLRGAVLRVVCGWEWSSPFNLIGPALEHAAPDAGTPSMEELTRTRTEELITQTLGEEPGVPVEVRVVQGPATGVLVEASEGATLIVVGTRGHSGLKGAVLGSVSRHVTQHARCNVVVVRGRRDTAEGE; translated from the coding sequence GTGACCGAGAACGCCACCGGGACCGCCGGCGCCACCGCGTCCCCGTCCCCCCGCCCCGTGATCGTCGCCGGTGTCGACGGCTCGCCGACCTCCCGGGACGCGCTGCTCTGGGCCGCCGAGGAGGCCCGGCTGCGCGGCGCCGTTCTGCGGGTGGTCTGCGGCTGGGAGTGGTCGAGCCCGTTCAACCTGATCGGCCCGGCCCTGGAGCACGCCGCCCCCGACGCCGGCACGCCCTCCATGGAGGAGCTGACCCGTACCAGGACCGAGGAGCTGATCACGCAGACGCTGGGCGAGGAGCCGGGCGTCCCCGTCGAGGTGCGCGTGGTGCAGGGGCCCGCCACCGGGGTCCTGGTGGAGGCGTCCGAGGGCGCGACGCTCATCGTCGTCGGCACCCGCGGCCACAGCGGCCTCAAGGGCGCCGTGCTCGGCTCGGTCAGCCGGCACGTGACCCAGCACGCCCGCTGCAACGTCGTGGTCGTCCGCGGCCGGCGGGACACGGCCGAGGGCGAGTAG
- a CDS encoding RelA/SpoT family protein: MSAEATNPATTPAVPPELLPGAASPAARPAAPAARKRTRHRIDLRRLGRAALLGPTSRDRLPDAIAHVAEAHRAHHPEADLEALRRAYVLAEASHRGQMRKSGEPYITHPLAVTLILAELGAETTTLVAALLHDTVEDTDVTLTQVLDEFGPEVAYLVDGVTKLEKVDYGAAAEPETFRKMLVATGNDVRVMSIKLADRLHNMRTLGVMRPEKQVRIAKVTHDVLIPLAERLGVQALKTELEDLVFAILQPEEYAAAREIAVSTTPDPLAETAARFRSVLREAGIAAEVEIRPRHMVSLHRVRGKRGELRGVDLGRLLVQVQEDADCYAVLGELHTCFTPVVSEFKDFIAVPKFNLYQSLHTAVAREDGEVVEVLIRTRQMHQVAEAGVVALGNPYAPGATGGEDPDEGERADPTRPGWLSRLLDWQRAAPDADTFWSTLREDLAQDGEITVFRTDGGTLSLPGGASCVDAAYAQYGEGAHACIGARVNGRLATLSTVLEDGDTVHPLLAAAGDDASPSPDWLEHARTPAARIAIRRWLHAHPDRPAPRPGTRKPPLTGAAPTHEDEVPEAAVTDLPGATVRLARCCTPVPPDEITGFAVRGGVVTVHRSACTSVARMAASGRGPVGVRWGENTEFRVTLFAESFGRPHLLADLTEAIAAEGVAVISATVEPPAEQRVRHTYTLQLPDAAGLPDLMRAMRDVPGVYDVSRAQRSADARR; the protein is encoded by the coding sequence ATGAGTGCAGAGGCCACGAACCCTGCGACGACGCCCGCCGTCCCCCCGGAGCTGCTGCCCGGGGCGGCGTCCCCGGCGGCACGGCCGGCCGCGCCCGCCGCCCGCAAGCGGACCCGCCACCGCATCGACCTGCGCCGTCTCGGCCGTGCCGCCCTGCTCGGGCCCACCTCCCGTGACCGGCTTCCCGACGCCATCGCCCATGTCGCCGAGGCACACCGCGCCCACCATCCCGAAGCCGATCTCGAAGCACTGCGCCGCGCCTACGTCCTCGCCGAGGCGTCGCACCGCGGCCAGATGCGCAAGAGCGGCGAGCCGTACATCACCCACCCGCTCGCCGTCACCCTGATCCTCGCCGAGCTGGGGGCCGAGACCACCACGCTGGTCGCGGCGCTGCTCCACGACACCGTCGAGGACACCGACGTCACCCTCACCCAGGTCCTCGACGAGTTCGGGCCCGAGGTCGCCTATCTGGTCGACGGCGTCACCAAGCTGGAGAAGGTCGACTACGGCGCCGCCGCCGAGCCCGAGACCTTCCGCAAGATGCTCGTCGCCACCGGCAACGACGTCCGCGTCATGTCGATCAAACTCGCCGACCGCCTGCACAACATGCGCACCCTCGGCGTGATGCGTCCCGAGAAGCAGGTACGCATCGCCAAGGTCACCCACGACGTGCTGATCCCGCTCGCCGAGCGGCTCGGCGTGCAGGCCCTCAAGACCGAGCTGGAGGACCTGGTCTTCGCCATCCTCCAGCCCGAGGAGTACGCCGCCGCCCGCGAGATCGCCGTCTCCACCACCCCCGACCCGCTCGCCGAGACCGCCGCCCGCTTCCGGAGCGTGCTGCGCGAGGCGGGCATCGCCGCGGAGGTGGAGATCCGCCCCCGTCACATGGTCTCCCTGCACCGGGTGCGCGGGAAGCGCGGGGAGCTGCGCGGCGTCGACCTCGGCCGGCTCCTCGTCCAGGTCCAGGAGGACGCCGACTGCTACGCCGTCCTCGGCGAGCTGCACACCTGCTTCACCCCGGTCGTCTCCGAGTTCAAGGACTTCATCGCCGTCCCGAAGTTCAACCTCTACCAGTCGCTGCACACCGCGGTGGCCCGCGAGGACGGCGAGGTCGTCGAGGTCCTCATCCGCACCCGCCAGATGCACCAGGTTGCCGAGGCCGGCGTGGTCGCCCTCGGCAACCCGTACGCCCCGGGTGCCACCGGCGGCGAGGACCCGGACGAGGGCGAGCGGGCCGACCCGACCCGCCCGGGCTGGCTCTCCCGCCTCCTCGACTGGCAGCGCGCCGCCCCCGACGCCGACACCTTCTGGTCCACCCTGCGCGAGGACCTCGCCCAGGACGGCGAGATCACCGTCTTCCGCACCGACGGCGGCACCCTCTCCCTGCCCGGCGGCGCCTCCTGCGTCGACGCCGCCTACGCCCAGTACGGCGAGGGCGCCCACGCCTGCATCGGCGCCCGGGTCAACGGCCGCCTCGCCACCCTCAGCACCGTCCTCGAGGACGGTGACACCGTCCACCCGCTGCTCGCCGCCGCCGGGGACGACGCCAGCCCGTCCCCCGACTGGCTGGAGCACGCCCGCACCCCCGCCGCCCGCATCGCCATCCGCCGCTGGCTGCACGCCCACCCGGACCGGCCCGCGCCCCGCCCCGGCACCCGCAAGCCGCCGCTCACCGGCGCCGCCCCGACCCACGAGGACGAGGTGCCGGAGGCCGCCGTCACCGACCTGCCGGGCGCCACGGTCCGCCTCGCCCGCTGCTGTACCCCCGTCCCGCCGGACGAGATCACCGGCTTCGCGGTCCGCGGCGGCGTCGTCACCGTGCACCGCTCCGCGTGTACCTCGGTGGCCCGGATGGCCGCCTCCGGACGCGGCCCCGTCGGGGTGCGCTGGGGCGAGAACACCGAGTTCAGGGTCACCCTCTTCGCCGAGTCCTTCGGCCGGCCGCACCTGCTCGCCGACCTCACCGAGGCCATCGCCGCCGAGGGTGTCGCGGTCATCTCCGCCACCGTCGAACCCCCCGCCGAGCAGCGGGTCCGCCACACCTACACCCTCCAGCTCCCGGACGCCGCCGGCCTGCCCGACCTGATGCGCGCCATGCGCGACGTCCCCGGCGTCTACGACGTCAGCCGCGCCCAGCGCTCCGCCGACGCCCGCCGCTGA
- the hflX gene encoding GTPase HflX: MTSSSSPSQDVHDMQHPHDAAGPAAEPHAENLRADALMEEDVAWSHTVDGERDGEQYDRSDRAALRRVAGLSTELEDVTEVEYRQLRLERVVLVGVWTSGTAEDADRSLAELAALAETAGALVLDGVVQRRDKPDPATYIGSGKAQELYDIVRESGADTVVCDGELSPGQLIHLEDVVKVKVVDRTALILDIFAQHAKSREGKAQVSLAQMQYMLPRLRGWGQSLSRQMGGGGTSGGGGMATRGPGETKIETDRRRIREKMAKMRREIAAMKTGRELKRQERRRNKVPSVAIAGYTNAGKSSLLNRLTGAGVLVENALFATLDPTVRRAETPGGRVYTLADTVGFVRHLPHHLVEAFRSTMEEVGDSDLILHVVDGAHPAPEEQLAAVREVIRDVGAVDVPEIVVVNKADAADPLVLQRLLRVEKHAVAVSARTGAGIAELLELIDEILPRPAVELEALVPYTQGQVVARAHAEGEILSEEHTAEGTLLKVRVHEELAAELSTFVLARS, encoded by the coding sequence ATGACCTCCTCTTCCTCCCCTTCCCAGGACGTGCACGACATGCAGCACCCGCACGACGCGGCCGGCCCCGCCGCCGAGCCGCACGCCGAGAATCTTCGGGCCGATGCCCTGATGGAAGAGGACGTCGCCTGGAGCCACACCGTCGACGGTGAGCGGGACGGCGAGCAGTACGACCGGTCCGACCGGGCGGCCCTGCGCCGGGTGGCGGGTCTCTCCACCGAGCTGGAGGACGTCACCGAGGTCGAGTACCGCCAGCTGCGGCTGGAGCGGGTCGTCCTCGTCGGCGTCTGGACCTCCGGCACGGCCGAGGACGCCGACCGCTCCCTGGCCGAGCTGGCGGCCCTCGCGGAGACCGCCGGCGCCCTCGTCCTCGACGGGGTCGTGCAGCGCCGCGACAAGCCGGACCCGGCGACCTACATCGGTTCCGGCAAGGCCCAGGAGCTGTACGACATCGTCCGCGAGTCCGGTGCCGACACCGTGGTCTGCGACGGTGAGCTGAGCCCCGGCCAGCTCATCCACCTGGAGGACGTCGTCAAGGTCAAGGTGGTCGACCGGACCGCCCTGATCCTCGACATCTTCGCCCAGCACGCGAAGTCCCGGGAGGGCAAGGCGCAGGTCTCGCTGGCCCAGATGCAGTACATGCTGCCGAGGCTGCGCGGCTGGGGCCAGTCGCTCTCCCGGCAGATGGGCGGCGGCGGCACCAGCGGGGGCGGCGGCATGGCCACCCGTGGTCCCGGTGAGACCAAGATCGAGACGGACCGGCGGCGCATCCGCGAGAAGATGGCGAAGATGCGCCGGGAGATCGCGGCGATGAAGACCGGCCGCGAGCTCAAGCGTCAGGAACGCCGGCGCAACAAGGTCCCCTCGGTGGCCATCGCCGGTTACACCAACGCCGGCAAGTCCTCCCTCCTCAACCGCCTCACCGGCGCCGGAGTCCTGGTGGAGAACGCCCTGTTCGCCACGTTGGACCCGACGGTCCGCCGCGCGGAGACCCCGGGCGGACGGGTCTACACCCTCGCGGACACCGTCGGCTTCGTCCGGCACCTGCCGCACCACCTGGTCGAGGCGTTCCGTTCCACCATGGAGGAGGTCGGTGACTCCGACCTGATCCTCCACGTGGTGGACGGCGCGCACCCCGCCCCGGAGGAGCAGCTGGCCGCGGTCCGCGAGGTCATCCGTGACGTCGGCGCGGTGGACGTGCCGGAGATCGTGGTGGTCAACAAGGCGGACGCCGCGGACCCGCTGGTCCTCCAGCGGCTGCTGCGGGTCGAGAAGCACGCCGTCGCGGTGTCGGCGCGGACCGGCGCGGGCATCGCGGAGCTGCTCGAACTGATCGACGAGATCCTGCCCCGCCCCGCGGTCGAGCTGGAGGCGCTGGTCCCGTACACGCAGGGCCAGGTGGTCGCCCGGGCGCACGCCGAGGGCGAGATCCTCTCCGAGGAGCACACCGCCGAGGGCACCCTGCTGAAGGTGCGTGTCCACGAGGAACTGGCGGCCGAACTCTCGACGTTCGTGCTCGCCAGGAGCTGA
- the dapF gene encoding diaminopimelate epimerase, with the protein MSTRIAFLKGHGTENDFVIVPDPDNALDLPPHTVAALCDRRAGIGGDGVLHVVRSAAHPEARHLAGEAEWFMDYRNADGSVAEMCGNGVRVFARYLQRAGHAGEGDLAIATRGGVKYAHLAKDEPGAAPGTGLVTVAMGRAVLPGGEVTVATAHGTAPALNVNMGNPHAVAFVDDLADAGDLSSAPAVTPATAYPDGVNVEYVVVRGPRHVAMRVHERGSGETRSCGTGACAVGVAAARRDGAEPAVTGSPVSYTVDLPGGRLVITEYPDGSVDMTGPAVIVAEGEIDAGRLAGAG; encoded by the coding sequence ATGAGCACGCGGATCGCCTTCCTCAAGGGGCACGGGACCGAGAACGACTTCGTCATCGTCCCCGACCCGGACAACGCCCTGGACCTCCCGCCGCACACCGTCGCAGCCCTCTGTGACCGGCGCGCCGGGATCGGCGGGGACGGCGTGCTGCACGTGGTGCGCTCCGCGGCCCACCCCGAGGCCCGGCACCTCGCCGGTGAGGCCGAGTGGTTCATGGACTACCGCAACGCCGACGGCTCCGTCGCCGAGATGTGCGGCAACGGCGTCCGCGTCTTCGCCCGCTACCTCCAGCGCGCCGGCCACGCCGGCGAGGGCGACCTCGCCATCGCCACCCGGGGCGGCGTCAAGTACGCCCACCTCGCCAAGGACGAACCCGGCGCCGCGCCCGGCACCGGACTCGTCACCGTCGCGATGGGCCGGGCGGTGCTGCCCGGCGGCGAGGTCACCGTGGCCACCGCCCACGGCACCGCCCCCGCCCTCAACGTCAACATGGGCAACCCGCACGCCGTCGCCTTCGTCGACGACCTCGCCGACGCCGGCGACCTGTCGTCCGCGCCCGCCGTCACCCCGGCCACCGCCTATCCCGACGGGGTCAACGTCGAGTACGTCGTCGTCCGGGGCCCCCGCCACGTCGCGATGCGCGTCCACGAGCGGGGCTCCGGCGAGACCCGCTCCTGCGGCACCGGGGCCTGCGCCGTGGGCGTCGCCGCCGCCCGCCGTGACGGGGCCGAGCCCGCCGTCACCGGCAGCCCCGTCTCGTACACCGTGGACCTGCCCGGCGGGCGGCTGGTGATCACCGAGTACCCGGACGGGTCGGTCGACATGACCGGGCCGGCCGTGATCGTCGCGGAGGGCGAGATCGACGCCGGCCGGCTGGCCGGGGCCGGCTGA
- a CDS encoding trypsin-like serine peptidase: MRSLRGPWRPLLAAGLTTALALGLTACDGDTPAGGARPAAGGKETGDHGGAGAEDLAGRLEEYGIDADRWKEGAWKDWSRDDWLREAGDFVNPVIKGLWKPGRMRDAEDPGRTVTTKDTAAGRGGSDPAPRAVPAEREKTPYHDHAAPVGKVFFDAPTGPMVCSATVVKDPRNPGRSNLVWTAGHCVHAGKEGGWYRNIAFVPSYNDLGKDAAGLAAAAPHESAPYGIWWADWAATSNEWIGQGAGSGGGGAPYDYAVLHVRPESGARSLEETVGNALEVDFRAPGTERLGTLGAWGYPAGPPYDGLLMHRCADRPGRLSPAPGQPSMYRIGCTMTGGSSGGGWFRRDGGKTLLVSNTSIGPADNTWLAGPQLGRQAERLLDMMSRQYGGS; the protein is encoded by the coding sequence ATGCGTTCCCTGCGCGGGCCCTGGCGCCCGCTGCTCGCCGCCGGACTCACCACCGCGCTCGCCCTCGGCCTCACCGCCTGCGACGGCGACACGCCGGCGGGCGGGGCCAGGCCCGCCGCCGGCGGTAAGGAGACCGGCGACCACGGCGGGGCCGGCGCCGAGGACCTCGCCGGCCGGCTCGAGGAGTACGGCATCGACGCCGACCGGTGGAAGGAGGGCGCCTGGAAGGACTGGTCGCGGGACGACTGGCTGCGGGAGGCCGGGGACTTCGTCAACCCGGTGATCAAGGGGTTGTGGAAGCCCGGGCGGATGCGTGACGCCGAGGACCCCGGCAGGACCGTCACCACCAAGGACACCGCCGCCGGCCGGGGCGGCAGCGACCCCGCGCCGCGTGCCGTGCCCGCCGAACGGGAGAAGACGCCGTACCACGACCACGCGGCCCCGGTCGGCAAGGTCTTCTTCGACGCCCCCACCGGGCCGATGGTCTGCTCCGCCACCGTGGTCAAGGACCCGCGCAACCCGGGGAGGTCCAACCTCGTGTGGACCGCCGGGCACTGCGTCCACGCGGGCAAGGAGGGCGGCTGGTACCGCAACATCGCCTTCGTCCCCTCCTACAACGACCTCGGCAAGGACGCCGCGGGCCTCGCCGCCGCCGCGCCCCACGAGTCCGCCCCGTACGGCATCTGGTGGGCGGACTGGGCCGCCACCTCCAACGAGTGGATCGGCCAGGGCGCCGGATCGGGCGGCGGGGGCGCCCCGTACGACTACGCGGTGCTGCACGTGCGGCCGGAGAGCGGCGCCAGGTCGCTGGAGGAGACCGTCGGCAACGCCCTGGAGGTCGACTTCCGCGCCCCCGGCACGGAGCGCCTGGGCACGCTGGGTGCCTGGGGGTACCCGGCGGGGCCGCCCTACGACGGCCTGCTGATGCACCGGTGCGCGGACCGGCCCGGCCGCCTCTCGCCGGCGCCGGGGCAGCCGAGCATGTACCGCATCGGCTGCACGATGACCGGCGGTTCCTCGGGCGGCGGCTGGTTCCGGCGGGACGGCGGAAAGACCCTGCTGGTCTCCAACACCTCCATCGGCCCGGCCGACAACACCTGGCTCGCCGGGCCCCAGTTGGGCCGCCAGGCCGAGCGGCTCCTCGACATGATGAGCCGGCAGTACGGCGGGAGCTGA
- a CDS encoding class III extradiol dioxygenase subunit B-like domain-containing protein, which yields MLAAAAVCPCPPLLQPQVAAGAAAELAALRESCAAALDTLAEARPDRLVVLGPGPGEGSTPHPAGTPGSFRGYGVPVDVTLGAGTPAPGAAPLPASLAVGAWLLAGHGWDACPVEGLAVGTGRPPGRCAELGRELAAWPGRTALLVLGDGSACRTVKAPGYLDERAAPFDEAVAKALGTADTTALAALDPALAEEVGAAGRAPWQVLAGAAAEAGLTGELLHDEAPYGVGYFVAAWS from the coding sequence ATGCTTGCCGCCGCCGCCGTCTGTCCCTGCCCGCCCCTGCTCCAGCCGCAGGTCGCGGCCGGGGCCGCCGCCGAACTGGCCGCCCTGCGCGAGAGCTGCGCCGCCGCCCTCGACACCCTCGCCGAGGCCCGTCCCGACCGCCTGGTCGTCCTGGGACCCGGCCCGGGGGAGGGCAGCACACCCCACCCGGCGGGCACCCCGGGCTCCTTCCGGGGCTACGGCGTCCCCGTCGACGTGACCCTCGGCGCCGGCACCCCCGCCCCCGGGGCCGCCCCGCTGCCCGCCTCGCTCGCCGTCGGCGCCTGGCTGCTGGCCGGCCACGGCTGGGACGCCTGCCCCGTCGAGGGGCTCGCCGTCGGCACCGGCCGGCCGCCCGGGCGGTGCGCCGAGCTGGGCCGCGAGCTGGCCGCCTGGCCGGGCCGTACCGCGCTGCTGGTCCTCGGCGACGGCAGCGCCTGCCGCACCGTGAAGGCGCCGGGCTACCTCGACGAGCGCGCCGCCCCCTTCGACGAGGCGGTGGCGAAGGCCCTCGGCACCGCCGACACCACCGCCCTCGCCGCTCTCGACCCGGCCCTCGCCGAGGAGGTCGGCGCCGCGGGCCGCGCCCCGTGGCAGGTGCTGGCCGGCGCCGCGGCCGAGGCCGGCCTGACCGGCGAACTGCTGCACGACGAGGCCCCGTACGGGGTCGGCTACTTCGTCGCCGCCTGGAGCTGA
- a CDS encoding antitoxin: MSFLDNLKAKIAPAKEKVADLTRQHGDKIDQGLDKAAQAVDSRTKGRYSDKIRTGTDKAKSALDQLNEEDGKGKGGPAGGGRASGPEEDATRPQHPETGTRRPEGEGPAGS, encoded by the coding sequence ATGAGCTTCCTGGACAACCTCAAGGCAAAGATCGCCCCCGCCAAGGAGAAGGTCGCCGACCTGACCCGGCAGCACGGCGACAAGATCGACCAGGGTCTGGACAAGGCCGCGCAGGCCGTGGACAGCCGCACCAAGGGCAGGTACAGCGACAAGATCCGCACCGGCACCGACAAGGCGAAGAGCGCCCTGGACCAGCTGAACGAGGAGGACGGCAAGGGCAAGGGCGGGCCCGCGGGGGGCGGCCGGGCCTCCGGCCCGGAGGAGGACGCCACCCGTCCGCAGCACCCCGAGACGGGCACCCGCAGGCCCGAGGGCGAGGGCCCGGCCGGCTCCTGA
- a CDS encoding M1 family metallopeptidase, whose amino-acid sequence MLLSARLKAALLATASLTLLGAAPPPQPLGIGDPLFPHLGNPGYDVTAYDISLTYGGDNTAPLDAVTVIDARSTARLERINLDFAHGEASSVTVDGEPARFTPAGEDLVVTPASPVPAGSPLRITVRHTSDPADPADGQGGWVRTRDGLVMANQADAAHRVFPCNDHPADKADFTFRVTTPKRLTAVAGGLPAGRPLTRGATTTWTYRSAHPMATELAQVGIGDLTVVRREGPGGLPLRDVVPTADRQALEPWLRRTPEQLGWLQDRLGPYPFETYGVLVADAATGFALETQTLSLFERDLFTDSAADRVGTESIMVHELAHQWFGNSVSPAAWSDLWISESHATWFEALWAEEHGGRVLEDRMRQAYRDSDSWRAAGGPPARPRAPEPGEKISLFRPVVYDGSALVLYALRQEIGAEAFSRLQRAWVREHRDANASTTDFVTLASRTAGRDLSAFLRGWLYAERTPAMPGHPEWRSDAP is encoded by the coding sequence ATGCTGCTCTCCGCCCGGCTCAAGGCCGCCCTGCTCGCCACCGCCTCCCTGACCCTGCTGGGCGCCGCCCCGCCCCCGCAGCCCCTGGGCATCGGCGACCCGCTCTTCCCGCACCTCGGCAACCCGGGTTACGACGTCACCGCGTACGACATCTCGCTCACCTACGGCGGCGACAACACCGCGCCGCTGGACGCCGTCACCGTCATCGACGCCCGGTCCACCGCCCGGCTGGAGCGGATCAACCTCGACTTCGCGCACGGCGAGGCGTCCTCGGTCACCGTCGACGGCGAGCCCGCCCGCTTCACCCCGGCCGGGGAGGACCTGGTCGTCACCCCGGCCTCCCCGGTGCCCGCCGGGTCGCCGCTGCGGATCACCGTCCGCCACACCTCCGACCCGGCCGACCCGGCCGACGGGCAGGGCGGCTGGGTGCGGACCCGCGACGGGCTGGTCATGGCCAACCAGGCCGACGCCGCCCACCGCGTCTTCCCCTGCAACGACCACCCCGCCGACAAGGCCGACTTCACCTTCCGCGTCACCACCCCGAAGCGGCTCACCGCGGTCGCCGGGGGGCTGCCCGCGGGCCGGCCCCTCACCCGGGGTGCCACCACCACCTGGACCTACCGCAGCGCCCACCCGATGGCCACCGAACTGGCCCAGGTCGGCATCGGCGACCTGACCGTGGTGCGCCGCGAGGGTCCCGGCGGACTGCCCCTGCGCGACGTGGTCCCCACCGCCGACCGCCAGGCCCTGGAGCCGTGGCTGCGGCGCACCCCGGAGCAGCTCGGCTGGCTCCAGGACCGCCTCGGCCCTTACCCCTTCGAGACGTACGGGGTGCTGGTGGCCGACGCCGCCACCGGCTTCGCGCTGGAGACGCAGACCCTCTCGCTCTTCGAGCGGGACCTGTTCACCGACAGCGCGGCGGACCGGGTCGGCACCGAGTCGATCATGGTGCACGAGCTGGCCCACCAGTGGTTCGGCAACAGCGTCTCGCCCGCCGCCTGGTCCGACCTGTGGATCAGCGAGTCCCACGCCACCTGGTTCGAGGCGCTCTGGGCCGAGGAGCACGGCGGCCGCGTGCTCGAGGACCGGATGCGCCAGGCGTACCGTGACTCCGACAGCTGGCGCGCCGCGGGCGGCCCGCCGGCCCGGCCCAGGGCCCCCGAGCCCGGCGAGAAGATCAGCCTCTTCCGTCCGGTCGTCTACGACGGCTCCGCCCTGGTGCTCTACGCGCTCCGCCAGGAAATCGGCGCGGAGGCCTTCAGCCGGCTCCAGCGCGCCTGGGTGCGCGAGCACCGCGACGCCAACGCCTCCACCACCGACTTCGTCACCCTCGCCTCCCGCACCGCCGGGCGCGACCTCTCGGCCTTCCTCCGGGGCTGGCTGTACGCCGAGCGCACCCCGGCGATGCCCGGCCACCCCGAGTGGCGCTCCGACGCTCCCTGA
- the miaA gene encoding tRNA (adenosine(37)-N6)-dimethylallyltransferase MiaA → MSSSVPAPRVIAVVGPTAAGKSDLGVFLAQHLGGEVVNADSMQLYRGMDIGTAKLTEAERGGVPHRLLDVWPVTGTASVAEYQRLARAEIDRLLAEGRTPVLVGGSGLYVRGAVDHLDFPGTDPEVRARLEEELAAHGPGPLHARLAAADPEAATAILPGNGRRIVRALEVIEITGRPFTANLPRHDSVYDTVQIGVDVARPELDARIADRVDRMWEAGLVDEVRALEAAGLREGRTASRALGYQQVLAALAGECTEEAARAETVRATKRFARRQDSWFRRDPRVHWLSGAAADRRELPGRALSLLERAVTA, encoded by the coding sequence GTGAGCAGCTCAGTCCCCGCACCCCGGGTCATCGCCGTCGTCGGCCCGACCGCCGCCGGAAAGTCGGACCTGGGCGTCTTCCTCGCCCAGCACCTCGGCGGGGAGGTAGTCAACGCCGACTCCATGCAGCTCTACCGCGGCATGGACATCGGCACCGCCAAACTCACCGAGGCCGAGCGCGGCGGCGTCCCGCACCGGCTGCTCGACGTCTGGCCGGTGACCGGGACCGCCAGCGTCGCCGAGTACCAGCGGCTGGCCCGCGCGGAGATCGACCGGCTCCTCGCCGAGGGCCGCACCCCGGTCCTCGTCGGCGGCTCCGGACTCTACGTGCGCGGCGCCGTCGACCACCTCGACTTCCCCGGCACCGACCCCGAGGTCCGCGCCCGGCTGGAGGAGGAACTCGCCGCACACGGTCCCGGGCCGCTGCACGCCCGGCTCGCCGCCGCCGACCCGGAGGCCGCCACGGCGATCCTGCCGGGCAACGGGCGGCGCATCGTGCGCGCGCTGGAGGTCATCGAGATCACCGGCCGCCCCTTCACCGCCAACCTGCCGCGCCACGACTCCGTCTACGACACCGTCCAGATCGGCGTCGACGTGGCCCGCCCCGAGCTGGACGCCCGTATCGCCGACCGCGTCGACCGGATGTGGGAGGCGGGGCTCGTCGACGAGGTCCGCGCCCTGGAGGCCGCGGGGCTGCGCGAGGGGCGCACCGCCTCCCGCGCCCTCGGCTACCAGCAGGTGCTCGCCGCGCTGGCGGGGGAGTGCACCGAGGAGGCCGCGCGCGCCGAGACGGTGCGCGCCACCAAGCGGTTCGCCCGCCGCCAGGACTCCTGGTTCCGGCGCGACCCGCGCGTCCACTGGCTCAGCGGCGCCGCCGCCGACCGGCGGGAACTCCCCGGCCGGGCACTGTCGTTGCTCGAACGAGCGGTCACAGCCTGA